GGACCGCAGCTCGACGGAACCAACGGAAACTGGGAGATCCTCGACACCGACAACGGGGTTATCGACGGTGACAAGAAGTACGATCGTGCTGTTGGCCCGTTTCAATTCATTCCCGAGACGTGGAAACGGTTCGGTGTCGACGCCAACGGCGACGGCAAGGCCGACCCGGACAACATCGACGACGCAGCGTTGTCTGCGGCGCGCTATCTGTGCGTCTCGTCCGGAGGAGACATGACCACGCCGGAGGGCTGGGAGAAAGCCGTTCTGACGTACAACAATTCGATGGACTACGTGCTGCGTGTGCGCAATCACGCCAACGCGTATTCGGTCAACGTCAGGTACTGAGTGTTGCCCGTCGCGGCAGCCATTACGCTAGAGCCTGTACCCGCCGACAATGCTCCCAGCAGCGGAGTCGGCACGACCATCTGAATGGGGTTGGAACAAGTGGCAATTATCGAGCAGGTCGGCGCGCGCGAGATCCTCGACTCCCGAGGCAATCCGACGGTCGAGGTGGAAGTGGTCCTCGACGACGGCACGTTCGCTCGCGCGGCGGTCCCGTCGGGCGCGTCCACCGGTGAGCACGAGGCAGTCGAGCTTCGTGACGGCGGTGATCGCTACCTGGGCAAGGGTGTCACCAAGGCTGTTGAGGCAGTCCTCGGCGACATCGCCCCCGAGGTGATCGGCATCGAAGCAGACGACCAGCGAGTCCTCGACCAGACTCTGGTCGACCTGGACGGCACCCCCGGAAAGTCCCGCCTCGGAGCGAATGCACTGCTCGGCGTCTCGCTGGCGGTGGCCCGTGCGGCAGCCGAGTCGGCAGGCCTGCCGTTGTTCCGTTACGTCGGCGGCCCGAACGCCCACATCCTGCCCGTTCCGATGATGAACATCATCAACGGCGGCGCACACGCCGACAACGGCATCGACTTCCAGGAGTTCATGATCGCCCCGATCGGTGCTCCGACCTTCAAGGAGTCGCTGCGCTGGGGTGCCGAGGTGTACCACGCGCTCAAGTCGGTGCTGCACAAGCAGGGCATGAGCACGGCGCTCGGCGACGAGGGCGGTTTCGCACCCGATCTGCCCAACACCGAAGCTGCCCTGAACGTGATCGCTGAGGCCGTCGGCAACGCCGGTCTGAAGTTCGGCAGCGACGTCGTCGTCGCCCTCGACTCGGCATCCACCGAGTTCTACCGTGACGGCGCCTACCAGTTCGGCGGCAAGGCCCTGGGCGCGCAGCAGATGATCGACTTCTACGGCAAGCTCATCTCCGACTACCCGATCGTGTCCATCGAAGACGGGCTCGCCGAGGACGACTGGGCCGGTTGGGCAGCGCTTACCGAAGCGGTCGGCGACAAGGTCCAGCTCGTCGGTGACGACCTGTTCGTGACCAATCCGGAGCGCCTCGAGCGCGGCATCAACGAGGGCATCGCAAACGCCCTCTTGGTGAAGGTCAACCAGATCGGCACCCTGACCGAGACTCTCGACGCCGTCTCCCTCGCTCACAACAACGGCTACAAGTCGATGATGAGCCACCGCAGCGGCGAGACCGAGGACACCACGATCGCCGACCTGGCAGTCGCATGCGGCTCCGGACAGATCAAGACCGGCGCACCCGCTCGTTCGGAGCGCGTCGCGAAGTACAACCAGCTTCTCCGTATCGAAGAGGGGCTGGGCGACGCCGCACGCTACGCCGGTGACCTGGCGTTCCCGCGCTTCACCGTCTGATCGTGCTTAGCTGAAACACATGGGAGGATCGTCGTCCGGGCGCAGCAGTCGGGACCGGAGTGACCGTCGGACGCCAGAGTCCGCACGGTCACGTCCGCGCACCCGACGCGCCCGGTCACGATCCGACGACGACCTCGACGTCCTCGTCGACGCCGTCGCGGATAAGCGGCCGCCGACTTCACGGGGCTGGGCGTCGCGTGAGACGTCGCGGCCGTCGCGCGTGTCGAGGTGGGCTCGCGTGGATCCGAAGCGGGCCGCGATCATCGGAATCGTCGTCGTCTTCCTCGCGCTGACGCTGGCTGTGCCGCTGCGGACCTACCTGGCTCAGCGGTCCGAGTTCAATCGGTTGCAGGAGTCGAATGCGGCACTGTCCGCAGAGGTGGCCGACCTGCAGAAGAAGGTCACCGAGCAGAACGACCCGGCATACATCGAGGCGCAGGCGCGCGCCCGACTGCAGTACGTCAAACGCGGCGAGAAGCAGGTCGTCGTGATCGCGCCGAACAGAGAACAACAAGACGCCGCGGACGAGGCGGAGCGAGTGCGCGCCGCCAACCCGTGGTACCAGAACATGTGGGATGCGGTGTCTACACCGCCGGAGGGCAAGTGAGCGTTTCGGACAACGACCTGGCAGCCGTCGAGAAGCAACTCGGCCGGACTCCGCGAGGCGTGCTCGACATCAGTT
This genomic window from Gordonia sp. PDNC005 contains:
- the eno gene encoding phosphopyruvate hydratase; its protein translation is MAIIEQVGAREILDSRGNPTVEVEVVLDDGTFARAAVPSGASTGEHEAVELRDGGDRYLGKGVTKAVEAVLGDIAPEVIGIEADDQRVLDQTLVDLDGTPGKSRLGANALLGVSLAVARAAAESAGLPLFRYVGGPNAHILPVPMMNIINGGAHADNGIDFQEFMIAPIGAPTFKESLRWGAEVYHALKSVLHKQGMSTALGDEGGFAPDLPNTEAALNVIAEAVGNAGLKFGSDVVVALDSASTEFYRDGAYQFGGKALGAQQMIDFYGKLISDYPIVSIEDGLAEDDWAGWAALTEAVGDKVQLVGDDLFVTNPERLERGINEGIANALLVKVNQIGTLTETLDAVSLAHNNGYKSMMSHRSGETEDTTIADLAVACGSGQIKTGAPARSERVAKYNQLLRIEEGLGDAARYAGDLAFPRFTV
- a CDS encoding septum formation initiator family protein, coding for MGGSSSGRSSRDRSDRRTPESARSRPRTRRARSRSDDDLDVLVDAVADKRPPTSRGWASRETSRPSRVSRWARVDPKRAAIIGIVVVFLALTLAVPLRTYLAQRSEFNRLQESNAALSAEVADLQKKVTEQNDPAYIEAQARARLQYVKRGEKQVVVIAPNREQQDAADEAERVRAANPWYQNMWDAVSTPPEGK